The Dehalococcoidia bacterium genomic sequence GATTGTCGCTACCGGCCGTCCGACTTTCGCCGCCACCGCGGCCGCGGCGCGCACGAGGTCGACGTTCGCCGGCGTGCCAGGACCGCCGTACGGCTCCAGGCCGACCTGCACGTGGCCTCCGCGCCGCATCGCCTCTTCGGCGATGCCGCAGCCGACGACATCGCCGCCG encodes the following:
- a CDS encoding 3-keto-5-aminohexanoate cleavage protein, whose product is GGDVVGCGIAEEAMRRGGHVQVGLEPYGGPGTPANVDLVRAAAAVAAKVGRPVATIAEARRIIGIADAGR